One stretch of Caloenas nicobarica isolate bCalNic1 chromosome 2, bCalNic1.hap1, whole genome shotgun sequence DNA includes these proteins:
- the TONSL gene encoding tonsoku-like protein translates to MSAEREIRQLQKAKEKAQRSGNLLEEAALCNQLGEILASHGRYEEALEEHRQELRLLEAAGDGIGCAVAHRKIGERLAELENYEAALKHQRQHLELARSLSDDTEQQRAWATIGRTYMFMAESRAPGGDAAPGGDAAAAGGDTEAAGGDTAATAALREAERAFRTSLAIVEEKLEGSVSRRELTEMRTRLYLNLALVYDSLRDAAKCEHYMKKSIFLAEQGQLAEDLYRAYFNLGHLRLREGQPGGALRCLARARDCARKLRDPALESDCCSSTGQVLLSLGDFGAAKRALRRAHALGARQPWQRQLLRSRLRYATKVTRLQEALEEAGDPAGALSLCEQLGDTFSKHGDFDRAIQCYQRQLGLAQELGRPPGEVAVIHVSLATTFGDLGDHTRALQHHREELALHRGDALEEGRTWLRMALTMGEAGAPPHQLRSCLDTALARAESAGDLRLQRQVLRQLHALQLRDGDTAGAALTRARLGGDTEEEEEEESSEGQESELELSQSEDELDGYTKSVPGRRQSRKWLRRNERGETALHRACIEGDLRRVRLLLAQGHPLNPRDYCGWTPLHEACNHGHLEIVQLLLERGASRDDPGGPGCEGITPLHDALACGHFEVAELLLRHGASVTARNAKGLTPLGTLEEWVSTYGPELDQDTWRRCRAAQRLLREAAARAPAQDSQVFDAEVTESQTAPGDGNGDSDGDMSPLRPVKKRQRAPEEPDEFGATTRGLGSTKSLLGATTSLPGAPASLGATKSPPSAAAPSPRPALIPAEQYLAQEDWLVDDLGGARGGRKRPRRDPQEPVTSSGDSTGTESDGADPPAPRQRRRRAGQRGPFRERGPPEGNGDPLPADGGGEGSPPDLPAPLPVSMPALLPALRVRVRVQDNVFLIPVPQSDRHTVAWLAERAAERFHACSGLLPRLTLQKEGALLAPQDPVGDVLQSNEEVLAEVQGWDLPPLGERYRRACHSLGTEPDRLLLQVTARGEQSPALALGGSLGLRPPRLPPLLRALKLQGLRQLRLRACGLADVTVPELVAALAALPGLLLLDLSGNRLGAQGLRGLLPPPGTAGACQSLQELDLSLNPLGDTACRPLAQLLRGCPALTALRLRACGFTSAFCLPGAEQLQSLTLSCNALGPAGLERLLDAACCRSLCHLELGSVTGPAPRPLGAALTSFLAQDGCALSHLMLSGNHLGDSDVLEVARCLPSCPALVSLDLSANPGVGGVGLRALLDALGERGRGLRFLSLAGCSVDGPSDAATWAKITSLIQDLRLCGRHVTQRGDTGDTGTTLSTVARHRKLFCKSL, encoded by the exons ATGAGCGCGGAGCGGGAGATTCGCC AGCTGCAGAAGGCGAAGGAGAAAGCCCAGCGCAGCGGGAACCTGCTGGAGGAGGCGGCGCTTTGCAACCAGCTTGGGGAGATCTTGGCCAGCCATG gccGCTATGAGGAGGCTCTGGAGGAGCATCGGCAGGAGCTGCGGCTGCTGGAGGCGGCGGGTGACGGCATCGGCTGCGCCGTCGCTCACCGCAAGATCGGCGAGCGCttggccgagctggagaactaCGAGGCGGCGCTGAAG CACCAGCGGCAGCACCTGGAGCTGGCGCGGTCCCTCTCGGACGACACGGAGCAGCAACGCGCCTGGGCCACCATCGGCCGCACATACATGTTCATGGCCGAGAGCCGCGCTCCGGGCGGGGACGCGGCGCCGGGGGGCGACGCAGCggcagcaggaggggacacggaagcagcaggaggggacacggcGGCGACAGCGGCGCTGCGCGAGGCCGAGCGGGCATTTCGCACCAGTTTGGCCATCGTGGAGGAGAAACTGGAAG GGAGCGTGTCCCGGCGGGAGCTGACGGAGATGAGGACGCGGCTGTACTTGAACTTGGCGCTCGTCTACGACAGCCTGAGGGACGCGGCCAAGTGTGAGCACTACATGAAGAAAAGCATCTTCCTGGCCGA GCAGGGCCAGCTGGCCGAGGACCTGTACCGCGCGTACTTCAACCTGGGGCACCTGCGGCTGCGGGAGGGGCAGCCGGGGGGGGCCTTGCGCTGCCTGGCCCGGGCGCGCGACTGCGCCCGCAAACTGCGCGACCCGGCGCTGGAGAGtgactgctgcagcagcaccggccag GTACTGCTGAGTCTCGGGGACTTTGGGGCGGCCAAGAGGGCGCTGAGACGAGCCCACGCGCTGGGAGCGCGGCAGCCCTGGCAGCGCCAGCTCCTGCGGTCCCGCCTGCGATACG CCACCAAGGTGACGCGGCTGCAGGAGGCTCTGGAGGAGGCGGGTGACCCGGCGGGGGCTTTGTCCCTCTGCGAGCAGCTTGGGGACACCTTCTCCAAACACGGGGACTTCGACCGTGCCATCCAGTGCTACCAGCGCCAG ctggggctggcgCAGGAGCTGGGGCGGCCGCCGGGGGAGGTGGCCGTGATCCATGTGTCCCTGGCCACCACCTTCGGGGACCTTGGGGACCACACGCGGGCGCTGCAGCATCACCGGGAGGAGCTGGCGCTGCACCGGGGGGACGCGCTGGAG gagGGCCGCACATGGCTGCGGATGGCGCTGACCATGGGGGAGGCCGGGGCCCCCCCGCACCAGCTCCGCTCCTGCCTGGACACTGCGCTGGCACGAGCCGAGAGCGCCGGGGACCTGCGGCTGCAG CGGCAGGTGCTGCGGCAGCTCCACGCACTGCAGCTGCGGGACGGGGACACAGCCGGGGCCGCGCTCACCAGGGCCCGGCTCGGGGGGGAcaccgaggaggaggaggaggaagagagcaGCGAGGGGCAGGAGAGCGAGCTGGAGCTGTCCCAGAGCG AGGACGAGCTGGACGGTTACACCAAAAGCGTCCCTGGGCGGCGGCAGAGCCGCAAg TGGCTCCGTCGCAACGAGCGCGGGGAGACCGCCCTGCACCGCGCCTGCATCGAGGGCGACCTGCGCCGCGtgcggctgctgctggcacag GGGCACCCACTGAACCCCCGCGATTATTGCGGCTGGACCCCCCTGCACGAGGCTTGTAACCACGGGCACCTGG AGattgtgcagctgctgctggagcggGGGGCATCGCGGGACGacccgggggggccgggctgcGAGGGCATCACCCCCCTGCACGACGCGCTGGCCTGCGGCCACTTCGAGGTGGCCGAGCTGCTGCTGCGCCACGGGGCCTCGGTCACGGCCCGCAACGCCAAG GGCCTGACGCCGCTGGGGACGCTGGAGGAGTGGGTGAGCACCTACGGCCCCGAGCTGGACCAGGACACGTGGCGGCGGTGCCGGGCGGCGCAGCGGCTGCTGCGCGAGGCTGCGGCACGAG ccccggcacaGGACTCGCAGGTGTTCGACGCCGAGGTCACTGAGTCCCAAACGGCACCGGGGGACGGCAACGGTGACAGTGACGGTGACATGTCGCCGCTGCGGCCGGTGAAGAAGCGGCAGCGGGCGCCGGAGGAGCCGGATGAGTTCGGAGCCACCACCCGGGGCCTTGGCAGCACCAAGTCCCTTCTCGGTGCCACCACATCCCTTCCCGGTGCCCCCGCATCCCTCGGTGCCACCaagtcccctcccagtgccgCGGCGCCGTCCCCGCGCCCGGCGCTGATCCCGGCCGAGCAGTACCTGGCGCAGGAGGACTGGCTGGTGGACGACttggggggggcccgggggggccgtAAGCGGCCGCGCCGCGACCCCCAGGAGCCGGTGACATCCTCAGGGGACAGCACAGGGACCGAGAGCGACGGCGCCgacccccccgcgccccggcagcggcggcgccGGGCAGGACAGAGGGGCCCGTTCCGGGAGCGGGGACCCCCTGAGGGGAACGGGGACCCCCTGCCTGCGGACGGGGGGGGCGAGGGGAGCCCCCCCGACctgcctgcaccgctgcctGTGTCCatgcctgcactgctgcccgCGCTCCGTGTGCGCGTCCGCGTCCAGGACAACGTGTTCCTCATCCCCGTGCCACAGAG TGACAGGCACACGGTGGCCTGGCTGGCGGAGCGTGCGGCCGAGCGGTTCCACGCCTGCTCGGGGCTGCTGCCCCGGCTCACCCTGCAGAAGGAGGGGGCCCTGCTGGCCCCCCAGGACCCCGTGGGGGACGTGCTGCAGAGCAACGAGGAG GTGCTGGCcgaggtgcagggctgggacctGCCCCCCCTGGGCGAGCGCTACCGCAGGGCCTGTCACAGCCTGGGCACCG agcccgaccggctgctgctgcaggtgacGGCGcggggggagcagagcccggcGCTGgcgctgggggggtccctgggccTGCGccccccccggctgcccccgctGCTGCGGGCGCTGAAGCTGCAGGGGCTGCGGCAGCTGCGGCTCCGGGCGTGCGGCCTGGCCGACGTCACCGTCCCCGAGCTGGTGGCCGCGCTGGCCGcgctgccggggctgctcctgctggacCTGAGTGGCAACCGCCTGGGGGcgcaggggctgcgggggctccTGCCGCCCCCCGGCACCGCTGGTGCCTGCCAG AGCCTGCAGGAGCTGGACCTGAGCCTGAACCCGCTGGGTGACACCGCCTGCCGGcccctggcacagctgctgcGCGGCTGCCCAGCGCTCACCGCGCTGCGCCTGCGCGCCTGCGGCTTCACCAGTGCCTTCTGCCTGCCCG GGGCcgagcagctgcagagcttgACCTTGTCCTGCAACGCGCTGGGCCCGGCGGGGCTGGAGCGGCTCCTGGACGCCGCGTGTTGCCGCAGCCTGTGCCACCTggagctgggctctgtcacTGGCCCGGCACCACGGCCGCTCGGCGCGGCCCTCACCAGCTTCCTGGCGCag GATGGCTGCGCTCTGAGCCACCTCATGCTCTCCGGGAACCACCTGGGTGACAGCGacgtgctggaggtggccag GTGTCTCCCCTCCTGCCCGGCGCTGGTTTCCCTGGATCTTTCGGCAAATCCTGGTGTTGGTGGCGTGGGGCTGCGGGCGCTGCTGGACGCCTTGggcgagcggggccgggggctgcggtTCCTCAGCCTGGCAG GCTGCTCCGTGGACGGTCCCTCGGATGCTGCGACTTGGGCCAAAATCACCAGTTTGATCCAGGACCTGCGGCTCTGCGGGCGCCACGTCACCCAGCGCGGTGACACCGGTGACACCGGCACAACCCTCAGCACCGTCGCGCGGCACCGCAAGCTCTTCTGCAAGAGCCTCTGA
- the VPS28 gene encoding vacuolar protein sorting-associated protein 28 homolog, which produces MFHGIAGPPGVGAPGNKPELYEEVKLYKTAREREKYDNMAELFAVVKTLQALEKAYIKDCVSPNEYTAACSRLLVQFKAALKQVQGSEISSIDDFCRKFRLDCPLAMERIKEDRPITIKDDKGNLNRCIADIVSLFITVMDKLRLEIRAMDEIQPDLRELMETMNRMSHLPPDFEGRQKVNQWLQTLSAMSASDELDDSQVRQMLFDLESAYNAFNRFLHA; this is translated from the exons ATGTTCCACGGGATCGCAGGGCCGCCCGGGGTGGGAG CCCCCGGGAACAAGCCGGAGCTGTACGAG GAGGTGAAGCTCTACAAGACGGCCCGGGAGAGGGAGAA GTACGACAACATGGCCGAGCTGTTTGCGGTGGTGAAGACGCTGCAGGCGCTGGAGAAGGCGTACATCAAGGACTGCGTCTCGCCCAACGA GTACACGGCCGCCTGCTCGCGCCTCCTGGTGCAGTTCAAGGCGGCGCTGAAGCAGGTGCAGGGTTCGGAGATCAGCTCCATCGACGACTTCTGCCGCAAGTTCCGG CTTGACTGTCCCCTGGCCATGGAGCGCATCAAGGAGGACCGGCCCATCACCATCAAGGATGACAAGGGCAACCTCAACCGCTGCATCGCCGACATCGTCTCT CTTTTCATCACCGTCATGGACAAGCTGCGCCTGGAGATCCGCGCCATGGACGAG ATCCAGCCCGACCTGCGGGAGCTGATGGAGACGATGAACCGCATGAGCCACCTGCCCCCCGACTTCGAGGGCCGCCAGAAGGTCAACCAGTG GCTGCAGACGCTCAGCGCGATGTCGGCGTCGGACGAGCTGGACGATTCGCAGGTCCGGCAGATGCTGTTCGACCTGGAATCCGCCTACAACGCCTTCAATCGCTTCCTGCACGCCTGA